The Miscanthus floridulus cultivar M001 chromosome 7, ASM1932011v1, whole genome shotgun sequence genome includes a region encoding these proteins:
- the LOC136463500 gene encoding E3 ubiquitin-protein ligase PUB22-like: MEVSSSSAAEVPHYFLCPISLEVMRDPVTLATGITYDRASIERWLFTDGHATCPVTRRALEPAEMDATPNHTLRRLIQAWCAAHQVERFPTPRPPLDSCRVAALLDEGRHGGDRQGAAALREIKAVVAESERNRRCVEATPGAVDFLASLVAKHSSTSNDSSSKSASGQQDAAAADFVLDSPTSTSSPAEDALGVLYSLKPSERSLAQIMERDGDFLDALASVLRRPSYRSRAYGILLLKAMTAVLTPARLMTVSAGLVQEVVRVVSDRVSSKAVRAALHVLCRLCPWGRNRVKAVEAGAVAALVELLLDEGGRRVSELAVVAIDHLCGCAEGRSELVAHPAGLAVVSKKVMRVSVVATESAVRALHAVAKHSPTPSVLQEMLAVGVVAKLLLVLQVNAGERAGLRAKEMLKTHARVWKDSPCSKHT, encoded by the coding sequence ATGGAGGTCTCGTCGTCCTCGGCGGCGGAGGTCCCCCACTATTTCCTCTGCCCGATCTCGCTGGAGGTCATGCGCGACCCGGTCACGCTCGCCACCGGCATCACCTACGACCGCGCCAGCATCGAGCGCTGGCTCTTCACCGACGGCCACGCCACCTGCCCCGTCACGCGCCGCGCGCTGGAGCCCGCCGAGATGGACGCCACGCCCAACCACACGCTGCGCCGCCTCATCCAGGCCTGGTGCGCCGCGCACCAGGTCGAGCGCTTCcccacgccgcgcccgccgctcgaCTCGTGCCGCGTCGCCGCGCTCCTCGACGAGGGCCGGCACGGCGGGGACCGCCAGGGGGCCGCCGCGCTCAGGGAGATCAAGGCCGTCGTCGCCGAGAGCGAGCGCAACAGGCGCTGCGTCGAGGCCACGCCGGGCGCCGTCGACTTCCTCGCCTCGCTCGTCGCCAAGCACTCCTCCACGTCTAACGACTCTTCATCCAAGAGTGCCAGCGGCCAGcaagacgccgccgccgccgacttcGTGCTGGATTCTCCGACCTCCACGAGCTCGCCGGCGGAGGACGCGCTCGGCGTCCTCTACTCTCTCAAGCCCTCTGAGCGGAGCCTTGCCCAGATCATGGAACGGGACGGAGACTTCCTCGACGCGCTGGCGTCCGTCCTGCGCCGCCCGAGCTACCGGTCGCGCGCCTACGGCATCCTTCTCCTCAAGGCGATGACGGCGGTCTTGACGCCGGCGCGGCTCATGACGGTGAGCGCCGGCCTGGTGCAAGAGGTGGTGCGCGTGGTCTCGGACCGGGTGTCCTCCAAGGCTGTCCGGGCGGCGCTGCACGTGCTGTGCCGCCTCTGCCCGTGGGGCCGGAACCGCGTGAAGGCCGTCGAGGCCGGCGCCGTGGCCGCGCTGGTCGAGCTGCTCCTCGACGAGGGCGGCCGCCGCGTCTCCGAGCTAGCCGTCGTGGCCATCGATCACCTCTGCGGCTGCGCGGAGGGACGGTCGGAGCTGGTCGCGCACCCGGCGGGGCTGGCCGTCGTGTCCAAGAAGGTCATGCGGGTGTCCGTAGTCGCCACCGAGAGCGCCGTGCGCGCGCTCCACGCCGTGGCCAAGCACTCGCCGACGCCCTCGGTGCTGCAGGAGATGCTCGCCGTCGGTGTGGTGGCAAAACTGCTGCTGGTGCTGCAGGTCAATGCCGGCGAGAGGGCCGGTCTCAGGGCAAAGGAGATGCTAAAGACACACGCTAGGGTTTGGAAGGACTCGCCATGCTCCAAACATACGTGA